One Persicobacter psychrovividus DNA window includes the following coding sequences:
- a CDS encoding ATP-binding protein, with protein sequence MNQRRALPIGIQTFEDLRISKDDYLYIDKTQYVYEMTKLSKGYYFLSRPRRFGKSMLCSTLESLFEGKKELFEGLYIYDQWNWEESYPVIRMDMSGVNYKDIESVDKKLQFVLTTNAKQHQIELNKDELLGAQLMNLIEAIAHKYQNKVVIIIDEYDKAIQDTLSKENDLASEALDVLRGFYSAIKASDQHIRFCFMTGITKFTGVGLFSGANNFNDITLSTKFSAICGFTQKELESCFGNYFDAIDMEEVKAWYNGYNYLGDRVYNPFDILLFLNREGDFDNYWWDTGQPHFLTKMFEHGKYETYDLDHLELSSQELKQFTLTNLNLASLLWQTGYLTIKEVIQEPFGGKSFVLSPPNREVQISLNMLFLISLTSVESNRTLKRNEAVRSLFKNDLDGFEASVKAMFSAIPYNNYVQSNLQKYEGFYASVMFSFLAGLGLKCKTEESTSHGRIDMVMESPTHIYVIEFKLNAPKPTEGKQGEAIVQIHEKKYYAPYLNDDRKIVLIGMHFNEEKRNLDHFEVDELGA encoded by the coding sequence ATGAACCAAAGAAGAGCATTACCTATTGGCATACAGACTTTTGAAGATCTACGCATAAGTAAAGATGATTACCTATACATTGATAAGACTCAGTATGTTTACGAAATGACAAAGCTCTCTAAAGGATATTATTTCCTTTCTCGTCCTCGTCGTTTTGGGAAATCCATGCTCTGCTCAACTTTGGAATCTCTTTTTGAAGGCAAGAAAGAACTGTTTGAAGGGCTTTATATCTATGATCAATGGAATTGGGAAGAAAGCTATCCAGTGATCCGAATGGATATGAGTGGGGTGAATTATAAGGACATTGAGTCTGTTGATAAGAAACTTCAGTTTGTCCTGACCACCAATGCCAAACAACATCAAATTGAACTCAATAAAGATGAGCTTTTAGGAGCTCAATTGATGAATTTAATTGAGGCTATTGCTCATAAATATCAAAATAAAGTGGTCATTATTATTGATGAGTATGACAAAGCCATTCAGGACACTTTATCCAAGGAAAATGATTTAGCCTCTGAAGCATTAGATGTGTTACGTGGTTTCTATTCCGCTATCAAAGCTTCTGATCAGCATATTCGTTTCTGCTTCATGACGGGTATCACCAAATTCACGGGAGTAGGATTATTTAGTGGCGCGAACAATTTCAATGACATCACTTTAAGCACTAAGTTCAGTGCTATTTGTGGTTTCACGCAAAAGGAATTGGAATCTTGTTTTGGTAATTATTTTGATGCGATCGATATGGAAGAAGTCAAGGCGTGGTACAATGGCTACAACTACCTTGGCGATCGGGTTTACAATCCATTCGATATTCTTTTATTTCTTAATCGTGAAGGCGATTTTGATAACTATTGGTGGGATACAGGGCAACCTCATTTTTTGACCAAAATGTTTGAGCATGGGAAGTATGAGACCTATGATTTAGACCATTTGGAGTTATCTTCTCAGGAGCTGAAACAATTCACCCTCACTAATCTAAACTTAGCTTCATTGCTATGGCAAACCGGCTACTTAACCATCAAAGAGGTTATTCAGGAGCCATTTGGGGGGAAGAGTTTTGTCTTGTCTCCGCCTAACAGGGAAGTGCAGATTTCTCTTAATATGCTCTTTCTAATTAGTTTAACCTCCGTAGAGTCCAATCGGACATTGAAGCGAAACGAGGCGGTCAGGAGCTTATTTAAAAATGATTTAGATGGTTTTGAGGCGAGTGTAAAAGCCATGTTCTCTGCCATTCCTTACAATAATTATGTACAAAGCAACCTCCAAAAATATGAAGGGTTTTATGCGTCGGTAATGTTTAGCTTTTTGGCTGGCTTGGGTCTGAAATGCAAGACGGAGGAATCCACCTCACACGGTAGAATTGACATGGTCATGGAAAGTCCTACGCATATTTATGTGATAGAATTTAAGCTCAATGCTCCCAAACCTACTGAAGGCAAACAAGGTGAGGCCATTGTTCAAATCCATGAAAAGAAATACTATGCGCCTTACTTAAATGATGATCGGAAGATTGTATTGATCGGGATGCATTTTAATGAGGAGAAAAGGAATTTGGACCATTTTGAGGTGGATGAGTTGGGCGCTTAG
- a CDS encoding S41 family peptidase, whose product MKNLFLILGGMMMSLSVLAQNPLWMRYPSISPDGEHIAFSYQGDLYVVAAAGGEATPITNHVAHDFSPVWSPDSKQIAFASDRHGNFDLFLTTVNGGRAKRLTFNSTSEIPTSFTPDGQSVLFTAQVLDDVKSAQFPYGRLDELYAVGIDGGRPKQILTLTAEHAQYSADGTKILYQDKKGYEDPWRKHHTSAVTRDLWIYDVASGKHQQISDFEGEDRTPVFFDQDQRVAYTSEVDGTLNVWTMAVDGRDKKQLTKLENHPVRFLSVSKSNIFCFGYDGEIYTLKEGGSPEKVDIKINNDQKLNNVVFEKKSGGGQEISVSPNGKEVAFILRGDVFVTSVDYNTTVQITNTAEQERSVSFSPDGRSLVYAGERSGSWNIYVAKLGKDEEKYFINATDIQEEVITDAPVEEFQPKWSPKGDAIAYLEERTTLKVIDLKTKTAKTILAGSFNYSYSDGDQAFDWSPDGQYLAVQYSPNQWTSSDIGLVKASGDGQVINLTESGYSSTAPRFVMDGKAIVYANDRYGYRSHGSWGAEDDVFAIFLTKAAYDEFKLPQEEFDLLKEARKAQEDQEAEEEKSKKKKAKKGKKANEEVAHLAIDFEGLQERVMRLTINSSFLSDYLLSKDGGQLYYMSRFEGGYDLWKKDIRKNETKLVLKLGGGGGNLQFDEEMKNIFFETGGHFAKMDIASDKRKNINYQAEYYLDKQAERSYMFEHVWRQVKKKFYDPELHGVDWAFYKSAYMKFIPHINNNYDYAEMLSELLGELNASHTGCRYYSKAENADATATLGAFFDQEYEGNGLKIAEIIEGSPLTQVTADIKAGMIIDAIDGQKILAGQDYFQYLNHKAGKPTRLEISDQGKMQMVVVKPIGKSAENSLLYKRWVKLREEETREASNGKIGYVHVQGMNSASFRNVYAETLGKNYHKDALIVDTRFNGGGWLHDDLATFLSGEVYCTFAPRGQKFGTEPINKWSKASAVLCSEGNYSDAHAFPYTYQTLKIGPLVGMPVPGTMTAVWWETLQDPSLVFGIPQVGVQDLEGNYLENQQVEPEFKIAQDKDVVIHGTDQQLRKAVDVLLKQTQTLTVE is encoded by the coding sequence ATGAAAAACCTTTTCTTAATCCTCGGAGGGATGATGATGTCCCTTTCGGTGTTGGCGCAAAATCCGTTATGGATGCGCTATCCTTCAATTTCTCCTGATGGTGAACATATTGCCTTTTCTTATCAGGGGGACCTTTACGTGGTCGCTGCTGCTGGTGGTGAGGCGACGCCAATAACGAACCATGTGGCGCATGATTTTTCGCCTGTTTGGAGTCCTGACAGTAAGCAAATTGCCTTTGCTTCTGATCGGCATGGTAATTTTGACCTCTTTCTGACGACCGTGAATGGCGGACGAGCCAAACGTTTAACATTCAATTCCACCAGTGAAATTCCGACTTCTTTCACACCAGATGGGCAATCCGTATTGTTTACTGCTCAGGTCTTGGATGATGTCAAGAGTGCGCAGTTTCCTTATGGCCGACTTGATGAATTATATGCCGTAGGGATCGATGGGGGACGTCCAAAGCAAATTTTGACACTCACTGCCGAGCATGCTCAATACAGCGCTGACGGTACAAAAATTCTTTATCAGGACAAAAAGGGGTATGAAGACCCATGGCGAAAGCATCACACAAGTGCGGTCACCAGGGATCTTTGGATTTATGATGTGGCCTCAGGGAAACATCAACAGATTTCTGATTTCGAGGGGGAGGATCGTACACCAGTTTTCTTTGATCAGGATCAGCGTGTGGCCTACACCAGTGAGGTCGATGGAACCCTGAATGTTTGGACTATGGCAGTGGATGGCCGTGATAAAAAGCAGCTGACCAAACTGGAGAACCACCCTGTTCGATTTTTATCTGTATCTAAAAGCAATATTTTTTGTTTTGGATATGATGGAGAGATATATACTTTAAAAGAGGGAGGATCTCCTGAAAAAGTTGATATTAAAATCAATAATGATCAGAAGTTAAACAATGTTGTTTTTGAGAAAAAATCAGGTGGAGGGCAGGAGATTTCTGTCTCTCCTAATGGTAAAGAGGTCGCTTTTATTTTAAGAGGCGATGTTTTTGTAACTTCTGTTGATTACAATACCACAGTTCAAATTACGAATACGGCTGAACAGGAAAGATCAGTGTCTTTCTCTCCCGACGGACGATCGTTGGTTTATGCCGGTGAGCGAAGTGGCAGCTGGAATATTTATGTTGCCAAACTGGGGAAAGACGAGGAAAAGTATTTCATCAATGCAACGGATATTCAGGAGGAGGTTATCACTGATGCGCCAGTGGAGGAGTTTCAGCCGAAATGGTCGCCAAAGGGTGATGCAATAGCCTATTTGGAAGAAAGAACCACCTTAAAAGTGATCGATCTGAAAACCAAAACCGCAAAAACCATTTTGGCAGGTAGCTTTAATTATTCTTATTCTGATGGGGATCAGGCTTTCGACTGGTCGCCAGATGGCCAATATCTGGCGGTTCAATATTCGCCGAACCAGTGGACTTCTTCGGACATCGGACTTGTGAAAGCTTCCGGCGATGGGCAGGTGATCAACCTGACGGAAAGCGGTTACAGCAGTACGGCTCCTCGGTTTGTAATGGACGGAAAAGCCATTGTTTATGCCAATGACCGATATGGCTATCGCTCTCATGGGAGCTGGGGGGCAGAAGATGATGTTTTTGCCATTTTCTTGACCAAAGCGGCTTATGACGAATTCAAATTGCCGCAAGAGGAATTCGACCTGTTGAAGGAAGCACGAAAAGCGCAGGAAGATCAGGAGGCTGAAGAAGAGAAGTCTAAAAAGAAGAAGGCTAAAAAAGGCAAGAAAGCGAACGAAGAAGTCGCTCATTTGGCGATTGATTTTGAAGGACTGCAGGAGCGTGTGATGCGCCTTACGATTAATTCTTCCTTCCTTTCCGATTACCTTTTGTCGAAAGATGGTGGCCAACTGTATTATATGAGTCGTTTTGAAGGTGGTTATGATTTATGGAAAAAAGATATCCGCAAAAATGAAACAAAGCTTGTTCTGAAGTTAGGTGGGGGTGGTGGAAACCTGCAGTTTGATGAGGAGATGAAAAATATTTTCTTTGAAACAGGTGGCCATTTTGCCAAGATGGACATTGCTTCTGATAAGCGTAAAAATATCAATTATCAGGCGGAATATTACCTTGATAAACAGGCTGAGCGCAGTTATATGTTTGAACACGTTTGGCGACAGGTTAAAAAGAAATTTTACGACCCAGAGTTGCATGGCGTGGATTGGGCATTTTATAAATCTGCCTACATGAAATTTATTCCACACATCAACAATAATTATGATTATGCCGAGATGTTGAGTGAGCTGTTGGGCGAATTGAATGCCTCGCATACAGGTTGTAGATATTATTCGAAGGCCGAGAATGCAGATGCTACCGCAACGCTGGGCGCTTTTTTCGATCAGGAGTATGAAGGCAACGGACTGAAAATTGCCGAGATTATTGAAGGCTCTCCACTGACGCAGGTGACTGCGGATATCAAAGCGGGAATGATTATCGATGCAATTGATGGACAAAAGATTTTGGCTGGACAGGATTATTTCCAATACCTGAATCATAAGGCCGGGAAGCCTACGAGATTGGAAATTTCGGACCAGGGAAAAATGCAAATGGTGGTGGTGAAGCCAATTGGTAAAAGTGCAGAAAATAGCTTGCTTTATAAGCGTTGGGTGAAATTACGTGAGGAAGAAACCCGGGAGGCTTCCAATGGAAAGATCGGTTACGTACACGTTCAGGGGATGAACAGTGCAAGTTTTAGAAATGTATATGCCGAAACTTTGGGTAAGAATTATCATAAGGATGCCCTGATTGTAGATACACGATTCAATGGTGGTGGCTGGCTGCATGATGATTTAGCCACCTTTTTGAGTGGGGAAGTGTATTGTACTTTTGCGCCAAGAGGGCAGAAGTTTGGTACTGAACCGATCAATAAATGGTCGAAAGCCTCTGCCGTACTTTGCTCTGAAGGGAATTATTCAGATGCACATGCTTTTCCATATACCTATCAAACCCTGAAAATTGGGCCATTGGTTGGGATGCCTGTACCCGGGACGATGACTGCCGTTTGGTGGGAAACCCTGCAGGACCCCTCGTTGGTTTTTGGCATTCCTCAGGTAGGTGTGCAGGATCTGGAAGGTAATTACCTCGAGAATCAGCAGGTAGAGCCAGAGTTTAAAATTGCACAAGACAAAGATGTGGTGATTCATGGGACGGATCAACAATTACGTAAAGCGGTGGATGTTTTGTTAAAACAAACCCAAACTCTGACCGTCGAATAG
- a CDS encoding SEC-C metal-binding domain-containing protein, which produces MLKADGSVDLSIPRRKYFMERSEMTNCPECGAELKGQSSAVLISVVSELDEGTFVTNNNDSHFCTACPVVAYNMDPLLASVRTSVAGAEKETTRFMLHGVVNFDEYPEEDLEEDDDLPVVEFLPDLSSQPRSAEDKVGRNDPCPCGSGKKYKKCCG; this is translated from the coding sequence ATGTTGAAGGCAGATGGTTCGGTGGATTTGTCAATCCCACGCCGAAAATATTTTATGGAGCGTTCGGAGATGACGAATTGCCCGGAGTGTGGTGCGGAACTGAAGGGGCAGTCGAGTGCGGTGCTGATCAGTGTGGTGTCAGAATTGGATGAAGGTACTTTTGTAACCAATAATAACGACAGCCATTTTTGTACAGCATGTCCCGTGGTGGCCTATAATATGGATCCGTTGCTTGCGTCTGTTCGAACCAGTGTGGCTGGGGCAGAGAAGGAAACGACCCGTTTTATGCTTCATGGCGTGGTGAATTTTGACGAGTACCCCGAGGAAGATCTGGAGGAAGACGATGATTTACCGGTGGTAGAATTTTTACCCGACTTGAGCAGTCAGCCAAGAAGTGCCGAGGATAAAGTAGGTCGCAATGACCCATGTCCGTGTGGAAGTGGGAAGAAATATAAAAAGTGTTGTGGCTAA
- a CDS encoding DUF418 domain-containing protein produces MTSTLRSTPTETNLPSLKKERIAIIDILRGFAVMVIMLLHNIEHFNFYFFPDKASQANWLNQLDQHLWDGMFFLFAGKTYSIFALLFGFTFYLMNHKQQQLGKDFGPRYLWRLLLLSGFACFNALFFPGEVLMLYAVTGISLYFVRNKSAKFILFTALVFLMQPVEWLLYLRSAFDSDFSLPAKLYAQYWQPVMDALHTDSFWTTISSNITNGQKFSMLWAIENGRFTQTIGLFMLGLYFGKSSLFKHSPSNIARWKRIFMGVAICCIPLYFAKNHFQQAELLAIKRTLGIVFDMWFKFSFTLIWVSIFMLLAENTTFKRITKPLTAYGRMSLTNYITQSIFGGVVYFGYGLYLAKYCGTSLSLLIGIAMLIVQITFCNWWLKHHRQGPFEQLWHRWTWIK; encoded by the coding sequence ATGACATCAACCTTGCGTAGTACCCCTACCGAGACTAACCTCCCCTCCTTAAAAAAAGAACGCATCGCCATTATTGATATCCTTCGTGGTTTTGCGGTCATGGTAATTATGCTCTTACACAATATTGAGCATTTCAATTTTTATTTCTTCCCAGACAAGGCAAGCCAAGCCAATTGGCTCAATCAGTTGGATCAACATTTATGGGACGGCATGTTTTTCCTCTTTGCGGGCAAAACCTACTCCATTTTCGCCCTGTTGTTCGGTTTCACTTTTTACTTAATGAACCACAAGCAGCAACAACTTGGCAAGGATTTCGGCCCAAGGTATTTATGGCGCTTGCTGCTCCTCAGTGGATTTGCCTGTTTTAATGCCTTGTTTTTTCCAGGCGAGGTACTCATGCTGTACGCTGTAACGGGCATATCCTTGTATTTTGTCAGAAATAAAAGTGCAAAATTTATCCTATTCACTGCCCTTGTATTTCTTATGCAGCCCGTTGAATGGCTGTTGTACTTAAGGTCGGCCTTTGATAGCGATTTCAGCCTCCCCGCCAAGCTTTATGCACAATATTGGCAACCTGTAATGGATGCGCTACACACCGATTCTTTTTGGACAACCATCAGTTCCAATATCACCAACGGGCAAAAATTCAGCATGCTTTGGGCCATCGAAAATGGACGGTTCACACAAACCATCGGGCTTTTCATGCTGGGGCTATACTTTGGAAAAAGTTCACTTTTCAAACACAGCCCGTCAAATATAGCACGGTGGAAACGCATTTTTATGGGGGTAGCCATTTGCTGTATTCCGTTGTATTTTGCGAAAAACCACTTTCAGCAAGCTGAGCTCCTGGCAATAAAACGAACCCTTGGTATTGTTTTCGATATGTGGTTCAAATTTTCCTTTACGCTGATATGGGTATCCATTTTTATGCTTTTGGCTGAAAACACCACTTTCAAACGCATCACTAAACCCCTGACAGCCTATGGCCGAATGAGCCTGACCAATTACATTACTCAAAGTATTTTTGGAGGGGTTGTTTATTTTGGTTATGGATTATACCTGGCCAAATATTGTGGAACAAGCCTGAGTCTATTGATCGGTATAGCCATGCTGATCGTGCAAATTACATTTTGTAACTGGTGGCTCAAACATCATCGTCAAGGGCCTTTCGAGCAGCTTTGGCACCGCTGGACGTGGATAAAATAG